Proteins encoded in a region of the Raphanus sativus cultivar WK10039 chromosome 8, ASM80110v3, whole genome shotgun sequence genome:
- the LOC108831054 gene encoding 60S ribosomal protein L8-3 yields MGRVIRAQRKGAGSVFKSHTHHRKGPAKFRSLDFGERNGYLKGVVTEIIHDPGRGAPLARVAFRHPFRYKKQKELFVAAEGMYTGQFLYCGKKATLVVGNVLPLRSIPEGAVVCNVEHHVGDRGVFARASGDYAIVIAHNPDNDTTRVKLPSGSKKIVPSGCRAMIGQVAGGGRTEKPMLKAGNAYHKYRVKRNCWPKVRGVAMNPVEHPHGGGNHQHIGHASTVRRDAPPGQKVGLIAARRTGRLRGQAAALASKQE; encoded by the exons ATGGGTCGTGTCATCAGAGCTCAACGTAAGGGAGCGGGTTCCGTCTTCAAATCCCACACTCACCACCGCAAGGGTCCCGCCAAATTCAGGAGCCTCGACTTCGGCGAGAGGAACGGTTACCTCAAGGGCGTCGTCACCGAGATCATCCACGATCCGGGACGCGGTGCTCCGTTGGCTCGCGTCGCGTTCCGTCATCCTTTCCGTTACAAGAAGCAGAAGGAGCTCTTCGTCGCCGCCGAGGGTATGTACACCGGGCAGTTTCTTTACTGCGGTAAGAAGGCAACTCTCGTCGTCGGAAATGTGCTTCCTCTCAGATCTATCCCCGAAGGAGCTGTCGTCTGCAACGTCGAGCACCATGTCGGTGATCGTGGGGTTTTCGCTAGGGCTTCTGGGGATTACGCTATCGTTATCGCTCACAATCCCGACAACGACACAACTAG GGTTAAGTTGCCATCTGGTTCGAAGAAGATTGTGCCGAGTGGATGCAGGGCTATGATTGGTCAAGTTGCTGGTGGTGGGAGGACTGAGAAGCCGATGCTTAAGGCGGGTAACGCGTACCACAAGTACCGTGTGAAGAGAAACTGCTGGCCTAAGGTTCGTGGTGTGGCTATGAATCCAGTTGAGCATCCTCACGGAGGAGGTAACCATCAGCATATTGGTCACGCTAGTACTGTTCGTCGTGATGCGCCTCCTGGGCAAAAGGTTGGTCTTATTGCTGCGAGGAGGACTGGTCGTCTCAGAGGTCAAGCTGCTGCTCTTGCTTCCAAGCAAGAATAA
- the LOC130498438 gene encoding dof zinc finger protein DOF4.6-like isoform X2, with protein sequence MDTAQWPQEIVVKPLEEIVTNTCPTPQASEPQPPPSVGEAGGAERKTRPEKDQAINCPRCNSVNTKFCYYNNYSLTQPRFFCKGCRRYWTEGGSLRNIPVGGGSRKNKRSHSSSSDISRNHLDSTQPAAKKHHSDQHHHHHLISISQQGLTGQNPKILETTQQDLGFSPHGLIRTNFTDLIHNIGNNNTSTNNPFLGSSCSATSALAISPLDLMRNNNGNNRNTSNSSFMGFPVHNQGPTSEGFSMQDHYKPSNSNTTLLGFSLDHHDDNSGFHGGFQGGEEREDGDDVNGRHLFPFEDLKLPVSSSSATINVDVNDHQKRTSGGDAAATSGGYWTGMLSGGSWC encoded by the exons ATGGATACGGCTCAATGGCCACAG GAGATTGTAGTGAAGCCCTTGGAAGAAATAGTAACAAACACATGCCCAACGCCACAAGCGTCAGAGCCGCAACCACCACCATCGGTTGGGGAGGCGGGTGGAGCTGAGAGGAAGACACGGCCAGAAAAGGACCAAGCTATAAACTGTCCAAGATGTAACTCAGTCAACACAAAGTTTTGTTACTACAACAATTATAGCTTGACGCAGCCAAGATTCTTCTGCAAAGGTTGTCGAAGGTATTGGACCGAAGGCGGTTCGCTTAGGAATATCCCCGTAGGTGGTGGCTCAAGAAAGAACAAGAGAtctcattcttcttcctctgataTTAGTAGAAATCACTTGGATTCTACACAACCAGCTGCAAAGAAGCATCACTCTGAtcagcatcatcatcaccacctcATTAGCATATCACAACAAGGGCTGACCGgtcaaaaccctaaaatcctTGAGACGACTCAACAAGATCTAGGTTTTTCACCGCATGGGTTGATCAGGACCAACTTCACAGACCTCATCCACAACATTGGCAACAACAACACGAGCACTAACAATCCATTTCTTGGTTCTTCATGTTCTGCCACGTCAGCTCTGGCAATTTCCCCTCTGGATCTCATGAGAAACAACAATGGTAATAATAGGAATACTTCGAATTCTTCATTCATGGGGTTTCCAGTTCATAATCAAGGGCCAACATCTGAAGGGTTTTCAATGCAAGATCATTACAAGCCTAGTAACTCAAACACCACACTGCTAGGTTTTTCATTAGATCATCATGATGATAATAGTGGATTCCACGGAGGATTTcaaggaggagaagaaagggAAGATGGTGATGATGTGAATGGAAGGCACTTGTTtccttttgaagatttgaaattgccagtttcttcttcttcagcaacAATTAATGTCGACGTTAATGATCATCAGAAGCGAACAAGTGGTGGAGATGCAGCTGCAACTTCCGGTGGATATTGGACTGGGATGTTGAGTGGAGGTTCATGGTGCTAA
- the LOC108821065 gene encoding uncharacterized protein LOC108821065 gives MMDSLAKCFNGLQEKYENVLEAKPIYRDDLNIKLPVNGSVVSVEPTKKSRCLQRSKRIDKSLRFEEEDDDEDMEKPLAKEEGQKPRKVVRFQLENNKIFEPKKPVKFDLDDQELEPEEKSFEEKECSNKAEWKEEVVRVKIKVTKKEARRLLANWKNDNVLDLKDVVDQIAHVSVHQIQVDVVMVACNNQSRLLARASGAVEQGPKF, from the coding sequence atgatGGATTCTTTGGCTAAATGCTTCAACGGACTTCAAGAAAAGTACGAGAACGTTCTAGAAGCAAAACCCATTTACAGGGACGACTTAAACATAAAGTTGCCTGTGAATGGCTCAGTGGTTTCAGTAGAGCCCACCAAAAAGTCTCGTTGCTTGCAGAGATCCAAGAGGATTGACAAATCCCTAAggtttgaagaagaagatgatgatgaagacatggaaaAGCCTCTGGCTAAGGAAGAAGGTCAAAAGCCACGTAAGGTTGTGAGGTTTCAGTTAGAGAATAATAAGATATTCGAACCAAAGAAGCCGGTGAAGTTCGATCTTGATGACCAAGAACTCGAACCAGAAGAGAAGTCTTTCGAAGAGAAAGAGTGTTCAAATAAGGCTGAATGGAAGGAGGAAGTTGTGAGGGTTAAGATAAAGGTGACGAAGAAGGAAGCTCGAAGGCTATTAGCTAACTGGAAAAACGACAATGTTTTGGATCTCAAGGATGTGGTGGACCAGATCGCACACGTTTCGGTCCATCAGATTCAAGTCGATGTGGTTATGGTTGCTTGTAACAACCAGAGCCGTCTTTTAGCACGTGCAAGTGGAGCGGTCGAacagggtccaaaattttag
- the LOC130498438 gene encoding dof zinc finger protein DOF4.6-like isoform X1: MFCANGWKSCFCDFDDQEIVVKPLEEIVTNTCPTPQASEPQPPPSVGEAGGAERKTRPEKDQAINCPRCNSVNTKFCYYNNYSLTQPRFFCKGCRRYWTEGGSLRNIPVGGGSRKNKRSHSSSSDISRNHLDSTQPAAKKHHSDQHHHHHLISISQQGLTGQNPKILETTQQDLGFSPHGLIRTNFTDLIHNIGNNNTSTNNPFLGSSCSATSALAISPLDLMRNNNGNNRNTSNSSFMGFPVHNQGPTSEGFSMQDHYKPSNSNTTLLGFSLDHHDDNSGFHGGFQGGEEREDGDDVNGRHLFPFEDLKLPVSSSSATINVDVNDHQKRTSGGDAAATSGGYWTGMLSGGSWC; encoded by the coding sequence ATGTTTTGTGCTAATGGTTGGAAGAGCTGCTTTTGTGATTTTGATGATCAGGAGATTGTAGTGAAGCCCTTGGAAGAAATAGTAACAAACACATGCCCAACGCCACAAGCGTCAGAGCCGCAACCACCACCATCGGTTGGGGAGGCGGGTGGAGCTGAGAGGAAGACACGGCCAGAAAAGGACCAAGCTATAAACTGTCCAAGATGTAACTCAGTCAACACAAAGTTTTGTTACTACAACAATTATAGCTTGACGCAGCCAAGATTCTTCTGCAAAGGTTGTCGAAGGTATTGGACCGAAGGCGGTTCGCTTAGGAATATCCCCGTAGGTGGTGGCTCAAGAAAGAACAAGAGAtctcattcttcttcctctgataTTAGTAGAAATCACTTGGATTCTACACAACCAGCTGCAAAGAAGCATCACTCTGAtcagcatcatcatcaccacctcATTAGCATATCACAACAAGGGCTGACCGgtcaaaaccctaaaatcctTGAGACGACTCAACAAGATCTAGGTTTTTCACCGCATGGGTTGATCAGGACCAACTTCACAGACCTCATCCACAACATTGGCAACAACAACACGAGCACTAACAATCCATTTCTTGGTTCTTCATGTTCTGCCACGTCAGCTCTGGCAATTTCCCCTCTGGATCTCATGAGAAACAACAATGGTAATAATAGGAATACTTCGAATTCTTCATTCATGGGGTTTCCAGTTCATAATCAAGGGCCAACATCTGAAGGGTTTTCAATGCAAGATCATTACAAGCCTAGTAACTCAAACACCACACTGCTAGGTTTTTCATTAGATCATCATGATGATAATAGTGGATTCCACGGAGGATTTcaaggaggagaagaaagggAAGATGGTGATGATGTGAATGGAAGGCACTTGTTtccttttgaagatttgaaattgccagtttcttcttcttcagcaacAATTAATGTCGACGTTAATGATCATCAGAAGCGAACAAGTGGTGGAGATGCAGCTGCAACTTCCGGTGGATATTGGACTGGGATGTTGAGTGGAGGTTCATGGTGCTAA
- the LOC108821326 gene encoding uncharacterized protein LOC108821326, whose translation MSGELAVGESVSFAEHEILKRKHETLLRDHETTILAIELLEKKLSEAVLPKKEDEYWEKKYLELQKNLETVEKDIQDLMSSEVTGEDSGTAATLGEDRKVVIEISDDDEGNGSESSGGRSDSENQEKLSFYI comes from the exons ATGTCTGGGGAATTAGCAGTTGGTGAAAGTGTCTCATTCGCTGAACACGAGATTCTGAAAAGAAAGCACGAGACTTTGTTGAGAGACCATGAAACCACAATCTTAGCAATCGAGCTTCTCGAGAAGAAGCTGAGTGAGGCAGTGCTGCCTAAGAAAGAGGATGAGTATTGGGAGAAGAAGTATCTCGAACTGCAGAAGAACCTAGAGACCGTCGAAAAGGATATCCAAGACTTGATGTCTTCTGAAGTAACCGGTGAGGATTCAGGGACTGCTGCAACACTTGGAGAGGATCGTAAAg TTGTGATTGAGatcagtgatgatgatgaagggAACGGAAGCGAGAGCAGTGGAGGACGGAGTGATTCTGAGAACCAAGAAAAGTTATCCTTTTATATCTGA